Genomic DNA from Candidatus Polarisedimenticolaceae bacterium:
GTCGAAACGCGCTTCCGGTCTGCCCAAGCCCTCCGTCGTCAACGTCTCCCAGATTCTGACGATCGCGAAGTCGTCCCTCGTCGAGCGCGTCGCCCAACTCGACGAGGACGCGATGCGCCGGGTCGATGACGGACTCCGACTGGTGCTCCAAGTCTGACCGGATC
This window encodes:
- a CDS encoding type II toxin-antitoxin system PemK/MazF family toxin produces the protein MTSNTALGAAPGNIALSKRASGLPKPSVVNVSQILTIAKSSLVERVAQLDEDAMRRVDDGLRLVLQV